Genomic window (Sphingomonas sp. S1-29):
GTCGCATCGACCGCGCTCGCAGCACCCGCCTTCGCGCAGGAGGTGAACCCGGTGTTCACCGGTCCGCGCATCGCGGTTCTCGGCGGCTATGACGGCATCCAGCCGGGCAGCAGCAACGATGCCGACATCGAAGGCATCGACCAGACCGTCGACGGCTTCCTGTACGGCGTCGAAGCCGGCTACGACGTCGCGCTTGGTGGCGCGCTCGTCGGTGCCGAGGTCGAGCTGACCGATTCGACCGGCAAGGTCGAGACCAACCGCGTCAACCCGAATACCTTCGGCTTCGGTGAAGTCAGCACCGGCCGCGACATCTATCTCGGCCTGCGCGCCGGTGTGCTCGCGACGCCCGAGACGCTGATCTATGCCAAGGGCGGCTACACCAATGCCCGGCTGAACCTGCTGGGCAGCGACGGCACCACCGAGTTCGACGAGAATTTCGAGCTCGACGGCTTCCGCGTCGGTGCGGGCGTCGAGCGCGCGATCGGCACCAACGCCTTCGCCAAGGTCGAATATCGCTATTCGAACTATTCGAACGCGAACTTCGAATATGCGAACGGCGCGACCACCAGCGACTTCGACATCGACACCGATCGTCACCAGGTAGTCGCCGGCGTGGGCATGCGTTTTTAACGCCTGCTTAACCATCGACCCATAATCGGGACGGCAGGGGGCCGGGGCAGCTTGCTCCGGCCCTTTTTCGCGTTAGAGATACCAGCCGACCAATTGTCGCGCGGCGGTCGGGCGCGAGGGATTAATCGGTTTTGGGACGTTGGTCCCGGGGGTTGGATACGATGAAGGCGACGATCGAACGCGCAACCTTGTTGAAGGGGCTCAGCCACGTCCAGTCGGTGGTCGAGCGGCGCAATACCATTCCGATCCTGTCGAACGTGCTGCTCGATGCGCAGGCCGGGGGCACGCTGCGGCTGATGGCAACCGACCTCGACCTGCAGATCGACGAGACGATCGCTGCCGCGGTCGACCAGCCGGGCGCGACCACGGTGTCGGCGCACACGCTGTTCGATATCGCACGCAAGCTTCCCGAGGGATCGCAGGTCGAGATTTCGGCGGCCGAAGGACGGATGACGATCGTCGCGGGGCGCGCGCGCTTCACGCTGGCAACGTTGCCGCGCGACGATTTCCCGGTGATCGCCGAGGGCGAGCTGCCGACGGTGTTCGAGCTGCCCGCCGATACGCTCAAGGCGATCATCGACAAGACGCGCTTCGCAATCTCGACCGAAGAGACGCGCTATTATCTCAACGGCATCTTCCTGCACGTCGCCGATGAAGGCGGTCCCGGTGGCGCGCAGCCGGTGCTCAAGGCGGCGGCGACCGACGGCCACCGGCTGGCGCGCGTCACCGTGCCGCGGCCCGACGGCGCCGAGGCGATGCCCGACGTGATCGTGCCGCGCAAATGCGTCGCCGAGCTGCGCAAGCTGCTCGACGAGGTCGACGGATCGGTCGGGGTGTCGCTGAGCCCGTCGAAGATCCGCTTCGACCTGGGACAGGCGATCCTGACTTCGAAGCTGATCGACGGCACCTTCCCCGATTATTCGCGGGTGATCCCGGTCGCTAACGACAAGTTGCTCAAGCTCGACCCGCGCAGCTTCATGCAGGGGGTCGATCGCGTCTCGACGATCGCGACCGAAAAGACCCGCGCGGTGAAGATGGCGGTCGATCGCGACAAGATCACCTTGTCGGTCACCAGCCCCGAAAACGGCACTGCTGCCGAAGAAGTGCCGGGCGATTACGCATCGATGCCGTTCGAGATCGGCTTCAACAGCCGCTATCTGATGGACATCCTCAACCAGATCGAAGGCGATATGGTCGAGGTCCATCTGGCCGACGCCGCCGCCCCGACGCTGATCCGCGAGAACGATCAGTCGCAGGCGCTGTACGTGCTGATGCCGATGCGCGTGTGAGGTGGCACGCCGGTGCGACCGATCGGTCGCACCGGCGCAGCGCTTACTTCGCCAGTACTGCGCTCGATTGTGCCTGGCCGGCGTCGCGGACCGCCTTGGCGTGCGCGTCGGCCTGTTGCTCGATCAGTTCGGCCTGCTTCTTGAGCGCGTCGGCCTGGACCTGAAGCCGCTGGGCGTCGAAGCTCTGCGACGTGCCGGCCTGGTTCTCGAGCGCGGCGGCCTGCGCCTCCATCTGCGCCGAGCGGTCGCGCGCTTCGGCTTCGATCGCGTCGCCGCGCTTGTCGGCTTCCTCGCGAATCTGTTCGGCCTGCTGCTCCTGCGGGGTTTGCGGGGCGCACGCCGTGGTGAGGCCGAGCGGCAGCAGGGCAAGCGCGTAACGGATCGACATAGCTAATT
Coding sequences:
- a CDS encoding outer membrane protein; protein product: MRYAIAAALVASTALAAPAFAQEVNPVFTGPRIAVLGGYDGIQPGSSNDADIEGIDQTVDGFLYGVEAGYDVALGGALVGAEVELTDSTGKVETNRVNPNTFGFGEVSTGRDIYLGLRAGVLATPETLIYAKGGYTNARLNLLGSDGTTEFDENFELDGFRVGAGVERAIGTNAFAKVEYRYSNYSNANFEYANGATTSDFDIDTDRHQVVAGVGMRF
- the dnaN gene encoding DNA polymerase III subunit beta; this translates as MKATIERATLLKGLSHVQSVVERRNTIPILSNVLLDAQAGGTLRLMATDLDLQIDETIAAAVDQPGATTVSAHTLFDIARKLPEGSQVEISAAEGRMTIVAGRARFTLATLPRDDFPVIAEGELPTVFELPADTLKAIIDKTRFAISTEETRYYLNGIFLHVADEGGPGGAQPVLKAAATDGHRLARVTVPRPDGAEAMPDVIVPRKCVAELRKLLDEVDGSVGVSLSPSKIRFDLGQAILTSKLIDGTFPDYSRVIPVANDKLLKLDPRSFMQGVDRVSTIATEKTRAVKMAVDRDKITLSVTSPENGTAAEEVPGDYASMPFEIGFNSRYLMDILNQIEGDMVEVHLADAAAPTLIRENDQSQALYVLMPMRV